TGACGTCGGCGTCATTGTCCTCGGCAACGGCACGGATGATCCCGTCCTCGAAGTCGGGCTCATCGGACCGGTACGACATACACGCATGGCGTTCCATAAGTGGACGGATGTCGAACAATTCCATCAGTCCACCGATATCGTCTCGCGCCGCCCGCTCCTCACCATAATGCTTGCGCAACACGCAATACACGTCATTCAATGACGATACCGGCGCCATGATCTCAATGTTTGGCTGTGCAACG
The window above is part of the Bifidobacterium longum subsp. infantis ATCC 15697 = JCM 1222 = DSM 20088 genome. Proteins encoded here:
- a CDS encoding type II toxin-antitoxin system VapC family toxin, which translates into the protein MKLLFDTNILLDLCNDKRAPFHKQCVDLLMEAVAQPNIEIMAPVSSLNDVYCVLRKHYGEERAARDDIGGLMELFDIRPLMERHACMSYRSDEPDFEDGIIRAVAEDNDADVIVTRDVEAFHHSSVRSMDAEQCRALLLADSKA